In Pseudoliparis swirei isolate HS2019 ecotype Mariana Trench chromosome 11, NWPU_hadal_v1, whole genome shotgun sequence, a genomic segment contains:
- the LOC130201120 gene encoding calmin-like isoform X2 translates to MDRFVVCSKTLESEPMGQFLTLRLNGNMASSILLPSLSGGEDNPTPASPQIKELTGNIRSQFPSSSSLSSIPTGSDGDAPRGGTPPDEKPAAAMREHSRAIKRLLQWVQKRTRRYSVAVRDFGKSWTSGLAFLAVIKSIDPSLVDMRKALLRTAKENLEDGFRIAHFSLGIPRLLEPEDVTMNAPDEQSIMTYVSQFLAHFPGIEEPEGPVQPVERSVSMGRLNRDGDSNPMRDNIHRSRVKERAFMFQRLCTQPPPKILISSVSEDRGAASPPFRPAAARSWSSVDILADPVSGSVVQEPEDLTSSTSDSLRASGTHSPTGSSAPESVSTESVIGDSAISSPDSWGGSEFGAVPERFGESRSDGSLCDSGAAWDVYRATPVEVTPLDEGCVLSTEERAAEDEQPMTEPYPDEGIYSLSSSENTQEKSQRHFENKQPEVVKEKEANREEDDQDTAVEPQQTPPVGLSNAGGEHPHGADPPDQLQLKQTAVEESAGGLVGGAGQHVGHAAGPTERQNEGGDAVETHNKVVEGVLRDDLHAPESLSSETRANTRPTNQEAASGAGLDPGPGISIPRIAVSSEPEEPDEEGICDPERRDDADEAHRPEGPDTDLDCPQNPHELDGDSNDNVELPSCLGSEDNKPAASQQMGATERGHMAAAEGPLHTEKDLAPQTSSPRATSQQEIGPDTARPQQNPLEPVHSDSNGTTGLWADAPGGVSGDLDQRPPSEEAGGDPIEPMDLFYPDQEELALGEPPDTEMQSWPSVLSVSALQPAPASETQPDQTLSRPGKDFRNGLDPIQENDEETDRASRSQEPGEKTGEGSEAEQPSPGRAGENTEPVRADAEGSGRPDESQIPPVLRHRKGARVTDHPDNHTSPTAATRRADHGDSDVCESWELYVLLLLWLLLYCCWLLPQMDLKTLPGLLLNLEP, encoded by the exons ATGGACCGGTTTGTTGTCTGTTCAAAGACTCTTGAATCAGAACCGATGGGACAGTTTCTGACCCTTCGGCTAAACGGAAACATGGCGAGTTCGATCCTCCTCCCGTCGTTATCTGGAGGTGAAGATAATCCAACTCCCGCCTCCCCTCAGATTAAGGAGCTCACCGGGAACATCCGGAGCCAGTTCCCCTCGTCCTCCAGCCTGTCGTCCATCCCCACCGGCTCCGACGGCGACGCGCCCCGCGGCGGCACGCCGCCCGACGAGAAGCCGGCGGCGGCCATGCGGGAGCACAGCAGGGCCATCAAGAGGCTGCTGCAGTGGGTCCAGAAGAGAACACGCAG GTACAGCGTGGCGGTGCGTGACTTTGGGAAGAGCTGGACGAGTGGTCTGGCCTTCCTGGCGGTCATCAAGTCCATCGACCCCAGcctggtggacatgaggaaGGCCCTGCTGAGGACCGCCAAGGAGAACCTGGAGGACGGCTTCCGGATCGCCCACTTCAGCCTGGGCATCCCCCGCCTCCTGGAGCCGGAGG ATGTGACCATGAATGCACCAGATGAGCAGTCCATCATGACCTATGTGTCACAGTTCCTGGCGCACTTTCCTGGCATCGAGGAA CCGGAGGGGCCCGTCCAGCCGGTCGAACGGAGCGTCTCCATGGGCCGACTCAACCGCGACGGCGACTCCAACCCCATGAGGGACAACATCCACCGGAGCCGAGTGAAGGAGAGGGCCTTCATGTTCCAGAGGCTCTGTACCCAACCGCCGCCCAAGATCTTAATCTCCTCCGTGTCAGAGGACCGCGGCGCCGCCTCACCGCCCTTCAGGCCGGCTGCCGCTCGCTCGTGGTCCAGCGTCGACATCTTGGCGGACCCCGTCTCCGGCAGCGTGGTCCAAGAGCCCGAGGACCTGACCTCCTCGACCTCTGACTCCCTTCGAGCGTCCGGCACCCACTCGCCCACGGGCTCATCGGCGCCCGAGTCCGTGAGCACCGAGTCGGTCATCGGGGACTCGGCCATCAGCTCACCGGACTCCTGGGGGGGGAGCGAGTTTGGGGCGGTGCCAGAGAGGTTTGGTGAGAGCCGAAGTGACGGTTCTCTGTGTGACAGCGGGGCGGCCTGGGATGTGTACCGGGCCACGCCGGTGGAGGTCACGCCTCTGGATGAAGGGTGTGTCCTCTCCACGGAGGAAAGAGCCGCCGAGGACGAGCAGCCGATGACGGAGCCGTACCCCGATGAAGGGATTTACTCACTGAGCTCATCGGAGAACACCCAGGAGAAGAGTCAACGGCATTTTGAGAACAAGCAACCGGAAGTcgtgaaagagaaggaggcgaaCCGAGAGGAGGACGACCAGGACACGGCGGTGGAGCCTCAACAGACCCCCCCGGTGGGACTGAGCAACGCGGGGGGGGAACATCCGCATGGAGCCGATCCACCCGACCAGTTGCAACTCAAGCAAACCGCTGTTGAAGAGAGCGCGGGGGGCTTggttgggggggcggggcaacATGTCGGACACGCTGCCGGTCCGACTGAGCGTCAGAATGAGGGAGGAGATGCTGTAGAAACACACAATAAAGTCGTTGAAGGAGTTCTCAGAGACGACCTTCATGCTCCAGAAAGCTTGAGCTCAGAGACTCGAGCAAACACACGTCCAACCAACCAAGAAGCAGCTTCCGGAGCCGGTCTGGACCCCGGCCCCGGCATCAGCATTCCTCGGATCGCTGTTTCAAGTGAGCCAGAAGAACCGGATGAAGAGGGAATATGTGACCCAGAAAGACGAGATGATGCTGATGAGGCGCATCGGCCCGAGGGACCCGACACGGATCTGGACTGCCCTCAAAATCCACATGAATTAGACGGTGACTCCAATGACAACGTAGAGCTGCCATCCTGTCTGGGATCAGAAGATAATAAACCAGCAGCGTCACAACAGATGGGGGCCACAGAGAGAGGCCACATGGCAGCAGCTGAAGGCCCCCTCCACACTGAGAAGGACTTGGCTCCTCAGACTTCGTCTCCACGCGCTACATCTCAGCAGGAGATAGGTCCGGACACAGCTCGCCcccagcagaaccctctggagCCGGTCCACTCTGACTCCAATGGCACGACGGGGCTTTGGGCCGACGCACCAGGCGGTGTGTCCGGAGACTTGGATCAACGCCCCCCCTCAGAGGAGGCGGGCGGTGACCCCATCGAGCCCATGGATCTGTTCTACCCCGACCAAGAGGAGCTCGCGTTGGGGGAGCCCCCGGATACTGAAATGCAGAGCTGGCCTTCGGTTCtgagtgtctctgctctccagccAGCGCCGGCTTCAGAGACCCAGCCCGACCAGACCCTCAGCCGGCCGGGCAAAGACTTCAGGAACGGACTGGATCCCATCCAAGAGAACGACGAG GAAACTGACAGAGCTTCCAGATCCCAGGAACCCGGGGAGAAGACGGGTGAAGGCAGTGAGGCCGAGCAGCCGAGCCCGGGCCGCGCCGGGGAGAACACAGAGCCTGTGAG
- the LOC130201120 gene encoding calmin-like isoform X1, producing the protein MDRFVVCSKTLESEPMGQFLTLRLNGNMASSILLPSLSGGEDNPTPASPQIKELTGNIRSQFPSSSSLSSIPTGSDGDAPRGGTPPDEKPAAAMREHSRAIKRLLQWVQKRTRRYSVAVRDFGKSWTSGLAFLAVIKSIDPSLVDMRKALLRTAKENLEDGFRIAHFSLGIPRLLEPEDVTMNAPDEQSIMTYVSQFLAHFPGIEEPEGPVQPVERSVSMGRLNRDGDSNPMRDNIHRSRVKERAFMFQRLCTQPPPKILISSVSEDRGAASPPFRPAAARSWSSVDILADPVSGSVVQEPEDLTSSTSDSLRASGTHSPTGSSAPESVSTESVIGDSAISSPDSWGGSEFGAVPERFGESRSDGSLCDSGAAWDVYRATPVEVTPLDEGCVLSTEERAAEDEQPMTEPYPDEGIYSLSSSENTQEKSQRHFENKQPEVVKEKEANREEDDQDTAVEPQQTPPVGLSNAGGEHPHGADPPDQLQLKQTAVEESAGGLVGGAGQHVGHAAGPTERQNEGGDAVETHNKVVEGVLRDDLHAPESLSSETRANTRPTNQEAASGAGLDPGPGISIPRIAVSSEPEEPDEEGICDPERRDDADEAHRPEGPDTDLDCPQNPHELDGDSNDNVELPSCLGSEDNKPAASQQMGATERGHMAAAEGPLHTEKDLAPQTSSPRATSQQEIGPDTARPQQNPLEPVHSDSNGTTGLWADAPGGVSGDLDQRPPSEEAGGDPIEPMDLFYPDQEELALGEPPDTEMQSWPSVLSVSALQPAPASETQPDQTLSRPGKDFRNGLDPIQENDEQETDRASRSQEPGEKTGEGSEAEQPSPGRAGENTEPVRADAEGSGRPDESQIPPVLRHRKGARVTDHPDNHTSPTAATRRADHGDSDVCESWELYVLLLLWLLLYCCWLLPQMDLKTLPGLLLNLEP; encoded by the exons ATGGACCGGTTTGTTGTCTGTTCAAAGACTCTTGAATCAGAACCGATGGGACAGTTTCTGACCCTTCGGCTAAACGGAAACATGGCGAGTTCGATCCTCCTCCCGTCGTTATCTGGAGGTGAAGATAATCCAACTCCCGCCTCCCCTCAGATTAAGGAGCTCACCGGGAACATCCGGAGCCAGTTCCCCTCGTCCTCCAGCCTGTCGTCCATCCCCACCGGCTCCGACGGCGACGCGCCCCGCGGCGGCACGCCGCCCGACGAGAAGCCGGCGGCGGCCATGCGGGAGCACAGCAGGGCCATCAAGAGGCTGCTGCAGTGGGTCCAGAAGAGAACACGCAG GTACAGCGTGGCGGTGCGTGACTTTGGGAAGAGCTGGACGAGTGGTCTGGCCTTCCTGGCGGTCATCAAGTCCATCGACCCCAGcctggtggacatgaggaaGGCCCTGCTGAGGACCGCCAAGGAGAACCTGGAGGACGGCTTCCGGATCGCCCACTTCAGCCTGGGCATCCCCCGCCTCCTGGAGCCGGAGG ATGTGACCATGAATGCACCAGATGAGCAGTCCATCATGACCTATGTGTCACAGTTCCTGGCGCACTTTCCTGGCATCGAGGAA CCGGAGGGGCCCGTCCAGCCGGTCGAACGGAGCGTCTCCATGGGCCGACTCAACCGCGACGGCGACTCCAACCCCATGAGGGACAACATCCACCGGAGCCGAGTGAAGGAGAGGGCCTTCATGTTCCAGAGGCTCTGTACCCAACCGCCGCCCAAGATCTTAATCTCCTCCGTGTCAGAGGACCGCGGCGCCGCCTCACCGCCCTTCAGGCCGGCTGCCGCTCGCTCGTGGTCCAGCGTCGACATCTTGGCGGACCCCGTCTCCGGCAGCGTGGTCCAAGAGCCCGAGGACCTGACCTCCTCGACCTCTGACTCCCTTCGAGCGTCCGGCACCCACTCGCCCACGGGCTCATCGGCGCCCGAGTCCGTGAGCACCGAGTCGGTCATCGGGGACTCGGCCATCAGCTCACCGGACTCCTGGGGGGGGAGCGAGTTTGGGGCGGTGCCAGAGAGGTTTGGTGAGAGCCGAAGTGACGGTTCTCTGTGTGACAGCGGGGCGGCCTGGGATGTGTACCGGGCCACGCCGGTGGAGGTCACGCCTCTGGATGAAGGGTGTGTCCTCTCCACGGAGGAAAGAGCCGCCGAGGACGAGCAGCCGATGACGGAGCCGTACCCCGATGAAGGGATTTACTCACTGAGCTCATCGGAGAACACCCAGGAGAAGAGTCAACGGCATTTTGAGAACAAGCAACCGGAAGTcgtgaaagagaaggaggcgaaCCGAGAGGAGGACGACCAGGACACGGCGGTGGAGCCTCAACAGACCCCCCCGGTGGGACTGAGCAACGCGGGGGGGGAACATCCGCATGGAGCCGATCCACCCGACCAGTTGCAACTCAAGCAAACCGCTGTTGAAGAGAGCGCGGGGGGCTTggttgggggggcggggcaacATGTCGGACACGCTGCCGGTCCGACTGAGCGTCAGAATGAGGGAGGAGATGCTGTAGAAACACACAATAAAGTCGTTGAAGGAGTTCTCAGAGACGACCTTCATGCTCCAGAAAGCTTGAGCTCAGAGACTCGAGCAAACACACGTCCAACCAACCAAGAAGCAGCTTCCGGAGCCGGTCTGGACCCCGGCCCCGGCATCAGCATTCCTCGGATCGCTGTTTCAAGTGAGCCAGAAGAACCGGATGAAGAGGGAATATGTGACCCAGAAAGACGAGATGATGCTGATGAGGCGCATCGGCCCGAGGGACCCGACACGGATCTGGACTGCCCTCAAAATCCACATGAATTAGACGGTGACTCCAATGACAACGTAGAGCTGCCATCCTGTCTGGGATCAGAAGATAATAAACCAGCAGCGTCACAACAGATGGGGGCCACAGAGAGAGGCCACATGGCAGCAGCTGAAGGCCCCCTCCACACTGAGAAGGACTTGGCTCCTCAGACTTCGTCTCCACGCGCTACATCTCAGCAGGAGATAGGTCCGGACACAGCTCGCCcccagcagaaccctctggagCCGGTCCACTCTGACTCCAATGGCACGACGGGGCTTTGGGCCGACGCACCAGGCGGTGTGTCCGGAGACTTGGATCAACGCCCCCCCTCAGAGGAGGCGGGCGGTGACCCCATCGAGCCCATGGATCTGTTCTACCCCGACCAAGAGGAGCTCGCGTTGGGGGAGCCCCCGGATACTGAAATGCAGAGCTGGCCTTCGGTTCtgagtgtctctgctctccagccAGCGCCGGCTTCAGAGACCCAGCCCGACCAGACCCTCAGCCGGCCGGGCAAAGACTTCAGGAACGGACTGGATCCCATCCAAGAGAACGACGAG CAGGAAACTGACAGAGCTTCCAGATCCCAGGAACCCGGGGAGAAGACGGGTGAAGGCAGTGAGGCCGAGCAGCCGAGCCCGGGCCGCGCCGGGGAGAACACAGAGCCTGTGAG